In Anomaloglossus baeobatrachus isolate aAnoBae1 chromosome 10, aAnoBae1.hap1, whole genome shotgun sequence, the genomic window tgccgacgtttgagaggttatggacgccacttgcggcgcagacgtacgagtgattgcgtcaatttgcgcttgacccgctgaaatagcttggagtgcctatacggctgcgaatgctggagcaaaagacgcgccgatagcttcatagatggatttcaaccagagctccatctgtctgtcagtggcatccttgagcgaagccccatcttcaactgcaactatggatctagccgccagtctggagattggaggatccaccttgggacactgagtccagcccttgaccacgtcaggggggaagggataacgtgtatccttaaggcgcttggaaaaacgcttatctggacaaactcggtgtttctggactgcctctctgaagtcggagtgatccagaaacatactcgttgtatgcttggggaacctgaaacggaatttctcctgctgagaagccgactcctccactggatgagctgagggagaaatatccaacatttgatttatggacgcgataagatcattcactatggcgtcaccatcaggagtatccaggttgagagcgacctcaggatcagaatcctgaacagctacctccgcttcatcatacagagagtcctccctctgagaccctgaacaatgtgatgaggtcgaggggatttcccagcgagctcgcttaggcggtctggggctgcggtccgtgtcagagacctcaccctgggatctatgagacaccccgggggaacattgttgttccaactgaggggaaccagggggcaatgattccacagtgcccatggtctgagataccggtctggactgcaaagcttctagtatcttagccatagtctcagaaagcctttcagtaaaaactgtaaactccgtccctgtcacctggacagtgttagcaggtggttccccctgggccacccttagcagaggctccggctgagaaagtgccacaggggccgagcagtgcacacaatgagggtcagtggaacctgccggtagtgaagtcgtacatgcggcgcaggcagcatagtaagcctgtgttttggcacccctgcttcttgtgggcgccatgctgttgtctcccctgagcaacacaggagggtatatagccaaaaatcaaccgtgcaccatacagtgtaaagtatagcctataaacatataatctataagtacacttctgcacaagtggggccagcacctgaggtgctgcttaccggccgctcaaagcggttgtgtggccaccagaatccctgcctgggtctcccagagcttgtctcccctctccagcgtcagaggagctgacaggaatggctgccggcgtcctgaggagaggagggagccgtgggcgtgacccagaaagtgcgggaactggtgccccactgtgcacagtgagggggggtggagtatgcaaagcatgctccagccctcagtgctgccgtcctgtacagcgtcccacccttcccctgactggcaggcctgggggcgggaagagaatgagactaggccgcagaagccggggactcgagttataagcgcggccgccgtataagcgcggtcggcgcggaagtccccggcgcactaacagtcccagccgcgccgcagtgataacaatggcagcggcggtcagcgcggtagtccccatacactaacacactcagcgacgctgcagtgtgtaatggcacaaatgcggtcagcgccgcggtccccggtgcactagcacacccagcaatgctggagtgttgctgtgcgcggtccccacggggacacagagtacctcaaagtagcagggccatgtccctgacgatactcggctccttatccagcagagtcctcaggagctgtggatggagcacggtctcagtgccggaaaccgattaggatcccacttcacccagagccctaagggggatggggaaggaaaacagcatgtgggctccagcctccgtacccgcaatggatacctcaaccttaacaacaccgccgacaagagtggggtgagaagggagcatgctgggggccctgtaaagggccctcttttcttccatccgacatagtcagcagctgctgctgactaagctgtggagcttatgcgtgcatgtctgcctccttcgcacaaagcaaaaaactgaggagcccgtgggagcacggggggtgtataggcagaaggggaggggctttacacttttagtgtaatactttgtgcggcctccggaggcatagcctatacacccaattgtctgggtctcccaatggagcgacaaagaaataaaaaagttactgtcTCTAGtaagaaaaatggcaaaaaaagaaaaaaaaaatggaaagcgaaaaatcggcttgTCGTAAGGGTGTTAAAAtgtctgacaggttccttttaaaggggcTGTGCACTACTGGACAACTACATAACTTTCCTTCTGGAACCAGCGCTGTTTCTCCACCTTCAGCCCCATGTCCCCACAAGTGTTGTGACCGGGGGGACAGCGCTGGTCCTGGAGGAAactatgcatttttttttcccatttatgcTGCACCCTGAAGCCATTAATAAAGGGATGTCCAGTGGTGGTCCACTCCATGAATGCAGCATGATACCAGCAAATCAATGTGGACTGATCTCAATAGAAAACGTTGTATGTCCTGAGCCACAAAATCTTTGAAAAGTGATCTACACCCCGGCATATAATACGTACATCGTCACATGACATGTTGTATTCTGCTAGTACGGTCCGACATCGCGCTGCTATTCTGAGGACTTGGTTAAGAAAATTAACAAGCTGTGACTCAAATTATAGATTCTTTCGGTGCGGGTTTCATTGTTGTTGACCGCATGTGATCATCTTACACATGATGACGTGCTGCCGACAATGAGAATATGATGATTTTTTAGCAAGCTGAAAAACCATTTCTCCGGATGAACGAGGACTTGCTCTTTCATTTGGTGCTTGGGGTCCTACACGAGCCAAGCACTGGCTCCTGATTATCGGCCAGTGTAAATGCACTATTAAGTTACGCTCTCACAGTTTCTTTTCTCTTCTggagttaaaaggaacctgtcaccagatttggggcctataagctgcggccaccaccaccgggctcttatatacaatattctaacatcctgtatatcagagtccaggccgctgtgtagaatgtaaaaatcactttataatactcacctagaaggtcgctccaatgcacaacagtcggatgggtggcatcgttctccgggaccggcgcctcccctttcggccatcttggtcttccttattctgaagccacggtgcatggcgcatctacgtcatacacactcgatgacaatgaggtcctgcacaggcgcactttgatctgccctgagtcatGCATcgtggcttcagaataaggaagaccaagatggacgAAAGGGGAGGTGCCGATCCCGGAAAACGACggcacccatccgactgttgtgcatcggcgcgaccttctaggtgagtattataaagtgttttttttatgttatacacagcagcctgggctattatatacatcatgttacaatgctatatataagagcccactggtggtggcctcagctaatagggcaaaaaactggtgacaggttccctttataaccCCACATGTTTTAAAGCAGAAATGGCTTCTGAAAGCtctccatttttggagtttttttaTTTTAAGGTGATGAAAGCTGCCATCTAAATCAAATTAGTTTACTGCTAGACCATTAAAAGGATACATCGACGGGGCCACCACCCGCTTGTGTATACCAGCGAAGAACAGCCCTATTAGTGTTATGCAGCTAATTGTGAAGAAGGGATGATTCCATAATGATGTGAAGAAGGAAACCTGTAAGAGAAGAAGAATGATCAGTCGGACTGTAAACATTTTCAGTTTGATTTTTCTACATCAAGACTTTCCCACTTTGGACATTCCTCCAATATCCAGTGATGGGTGGGTGCAGAGGACTCATACACCCCATGAATGTACAGAGTGAGAAAAtgtcttaaaaaaaaatcacaatacctTTTGTGTCTCCGGATCTATTAACCAGTTCCAGGCCCCAGTTGCAGTACAGACGGATACTACGATGAGAATCACTATTGGAAGAAGAGAGAAGGAGCAGATTATAGGAAATCTGTCAGTCATCCATTACACAGGGTTTACATGTCCGACATTCACAGACATAGTACAGGATTAAGTGTCAGGATCGACTCCAGGTCTCCTGTGACCTGAACTCAGCAGCATCAAATAAAGCTAGGAGGCTGCAGAGTCAGGTCAGATCTGTCGCCAGGGGGGGCATGGCAGTCTGTACTAAGATggtgaaaaccagtcagtatctggtgtgaccaccatttgcctcatgcAGTGCAGTACATCTCCTTCCATAGAGTTGATCTGGTTGGGGATTGTGGCCTCTGGATCGTTGATTCACTCCTTTTCAATGGCTGggcgaagttgctggatattggcagaaaCCGGAACACGCATTGTATACGCCGATCCAGAGCATTCCAAACATGCTGAATGGGTGACGTGTCTGGTGAGTATGCTAGACATGTAAGAACTGGGATGTttccagcttccaggaattgtacaGATCCTTGCACCATGGGGCTGTGCATTATCAGCTGCAACAGGAGGTGATGGTCAGGCATGAAGGACACACAATGGCCTCAGGATCTCGTCactgtatctctgtgcattcaacatgacatcaataaaatgcacctgtgaaCATTGTCCATAACATAATCCTGCCCTTATCATAACCCACCGCCATCATGGGCCACTCAATTTGAAACGTGACATCAGCACTCAATGCCATACAGTACAAAAACCAGGATTCATCTGCGAAGAGAGCACCTTTACAACGTGCCAGAcaccattgaatgtgagcatttgcccactcaagtcagttaTGACGAtgtactgcagtcaggtggagaccccgatgaggacgatgagcagcagatgagcttccctgagacgctttctgacagtttgtgcagaaattctttggttatgtactgattgttgcagccgctgtccgggGGGCCGGTCTCAGAAGAtcgtggaggtgaagatgctggatgtggtggTCCTGGGCCGCTGCGGTTGTGAAAGCGgttggatgttctgccaaattctctgaaacgcctttggagaccAGTTATGGCTGAGAAATGAATGGGCAGCAGCtctgtggacattcctgcagtcagcagacCATATGCTTCCTCCCTCATAATCTGCAACATCTGTAGCATTGCGCTGTGTGATAAAActtcacattttagagtgacctttaggcctaagacacacggcataaaatcggagcgagtggagtgcgataaaacattgcattccactcggaccaatattagcctatgtgccagcacccatgagtgattattttctcagccctaatcagaccgagaaaatagttgcagcatgctacgagtgcaatgtgatccttgtttctctcgcacctattcaagtgtatggggcgagaaaaaaattgcactgcactcgcggacaccggtgtactgcgagtgcagggccagaatggcaatagccggcaatggaggagagagggagataaattccacCCTTCCCTCCGCAGAGCCGGCCAGCTCCACCTCAGTGCCGGGCcatcccccgcagctgtggtccgattgcaaTATCggtcctcagttgcagggacactcgcatgacactcggctcctgctgtgctgctagcaTGAGCCGACTGTCAAGCGAGGATCGCAGTAGCGCCCCGTGTGGGCCCAGCCTTATTGTGACCACCTATACCATATATCAtctgcacacctgtgcaataatcatgctgtctactcagcatcttgatatgtcacacctgtgaggaggAAGGATTATCTTGGGAAGGCGAAAGAagcgatcactaacacagattcagACAAATTCGTGAACAATATTTGGAAGAAAACGTCTTTTGTGCatagaaaagtcttagatctttgcgttcagctcatgaaaaatggaagaaaaaaatacatttgttgtgtttatattttttctCCCCGCCAGTCTCCAATATAAAGCATCATCATCCTTATAACTTACTTCTCCAACGTCCGGTCGCAGGTTGTAAACATGAAACATATTCTGTCAGCCTTCGCTCAAAAGCCTTCAAGTCTATCGGGAGAAACAGATATGGAAGAATATAAGCACCAGAGTAATGGGCGGTATTAATGGCACATAAGGACTATAGGGGGAAGGACGAGTGCAGAGTGGGGACACTGCATCCACTCAGACTCCAGCCTCAGAGGCTTATGCCGTCAAGATCGGTCATGTGATGTCACCTCTGAAGCCTGGGACTCAATCTCCAGGTGGAGGCGGCACTGCGGCGGTCTGGGAAGTGGAGCTCCATTTGTTCTTTTTAAACAAGTAAAAACTTTTGGGTTAAAAAAAGTTGAATTATGGAAGACCCCTTTAACCCCATACATGTACAGCAAGTGTGCACAGcgctgagcccgctccatacaatGCAAATGCCACTGAGAGGGATCAGCCACAGCTGCTCACTCCGATCACATCTGTTTAACTATTTAAATGCCATAATAGGTGTCTTTAAAGGCTTCACAGCACAGCTCTGTGTGCGTCCCTCAGACCACGGGCCCCCCCCTGCACGCACCTCAGACTACACCCCAAACCACAGCCGCACCCCTCGGACCACAGCCGACCCCGCGCGTACCCCTCGGACCACAGCCGACCCCCCGCGCACCCCTCGGACCACAGCACAACGGCCCCCGCGCACCCCTCGGACTACAGCACAACGGCCCTCGGACCACAGCACAACGGCCCCCTCAGACCACAGTCGCCCCCCCCCACATGCACCCTGCAAACCACAGCACCCCTCTCAGACCACTGTGTCCCGACCACAGCCCCCCCCCCGCGGGCACCCTTCAGTCCACAATGCCCTCCGCGCACCCCTCAGAACACAGCCTGCCCCCGAGCACCCCTCAAACCCCCCCCTTACTCCCCCCCGGAGCACTGTGTTCCAACCACAGCCCCCGCGCACCCCTCAAACCACAGCCCACCCCCGCATCAAATTTTTAAAATTTCTCAGCACATTATATGATAAAAATTAATGGTGACAACATCTCGGATTtacattgatgtaaaaataaaaaaaaaaaagttatggctcatgtAAAATGGGAgaagtaggaaaaaaaaaacattgacaCAAAATGAACCCAGCGCGGGGGAGCGCACACACACTGCGGGGCGCCTGATCTGGGGAGCCCCGCACACATTGTCTGATCTGGAAAGCCCCGCACACATTGTCTGATCTGGGGAgcccacacacattgtctgatctggGGACCCCACACACACTGTCTGATCTGGGGACCCCACACACACTGTCTGATCTGGGGAGCCCCGCACACATTGTCTGATCTGGGgagccccacacacattgtctgatctggggaccccgcacacattgtctgatctggggaccccgcacacattgtctgatctggggagccccgcacacattgtctgatctggaaagccccacacacattgtctgatctggggagccccacacacattgtctgatctggtgaccccacacacactgtctgatctggtgaccccacacacattgtctgatctggggaccccacacacattgtctgatctggggagccccacacacattgtctgatctggGGACCCCACACACACTGTCTGATCTGGGGAGCCCCGCACACATTGTCTGATCTGGGgagccccacacacattgtctgatctggggaccccgcacacattgtctgatctggggagccccgcacacattgtctgatctggaaagccccacacacattgtctgatctggtgaccccacacacactgtctgatctggtgaccccacacacattgtctgatctggTGACCCCACACACACTGTCTGATCTGGGGAgcccacacacattgtctgatctggtgaccccacacacattgtctgatctggaaagccccacacacattgtctgatctggggaccccacacacattgtctgatctggggaccccacacacattgtctgatctggggagccccacacacattgtctgatctggGGAGCCCACACACACTGTCTGATCTGGGGAgcccacacacattgtctgatctggtgaccccacacacattgtctgatctggtgaccccacacacattgtctgatctggggagcccacacacattgtctgatctggTGACCCCACACACACTGTCTGATCTGGAaagccccacacacattgtctgatctggggagcccacacacattgtctgatctggGGACCCCACACACACTGTCTGATCTGGTGAgcccacacacattgtctgatctggtgaccccacacacattgtctgatctggaaagccccacacacattgtctgatctggggaccccacacacattgtctgatctggggaccccacacacattgtctgatctggggagccccacacacattgtctgatctggGGAGCCCACACACACTGTCTGATCTGGGGAgcccacacacattgtctgatctggtgaccccacacacattgtctgatctggggaccccacacacactgtctgatctggtgaccccacacacattgtctgatctggggagcccacacacattgtctgatctggtgaccccacacacattgtctgatctggggaccccacacacattgtctgatctggggaccccacacacattgtctgatctggggaccccacacacattgtctgatctggtgaccccacacacattgtctgatctggtgaccccacacacattgtctgatctggggagcccacacacattgtctgatctggtgaccccacacacattgtctgatctggtgaccccacacacattgtctgatctggggagccccacacacacattgtctgatctggggagcccacacacattgtctgatctggggaccccacacacactgtctgatctggtgaccccacacacattgtctgatctggggaccccacacacattgtctgatctggGGACCCCACACACATTATCTGATCTGGGGAgcccacacacattgtctgatctggggagcccacacacattgtctgatctggtgaccccacacacattgtctgatctggggaccccacacacattgtctgatctggaaagccccacacacattgtctgatctggGGAGCCCACACACACTGTCTGATCTGGggaccccacacacattgtctgatctggggaccccacacacattgtctgatctggtgaccccacacacattgtctgatctggggagcccacacacattgtctgatctggtgaccccacacacattgtctgatctggAAAGCCCCACACACACTGTCTGATCTGGAAAGCCCCACACACACTGTCTGATCTGGtgaccccacacacattgtctgatctggtgaccccacacacattgtctgatctggaaagccccacacacattgtctgatctggGGAGCCCACACACACTGTCTGATCTGGggaccccacacacattgtctgatctggggaccccacacacattgtctgatctggggaccccacacacactgtctgatctggtgaccccacacacattgtctgatctggggagcccacacacattgtctgatctggtgaccccacacacattgtctgatctggggaccccacacacattgtctgatctggggaccccacacacactgtctgatctggtgaccccacacacattgtctgatctggggaccccacacacattgtctgatctggtgaccccacacacattgtctgatctggggaccccacacacattgtctgatctggTGACCCCACACACATGTCTGATCTGGggaccccacacacattgtctgatctggggaccccacacacactgtctgatctggtgaccccacacacattgtctgatctggggaccccacacacactgtctgatctggtgaccccacacacattgtctgatctggggaccccacacacactgtctgatctggtgaccccacacacattgtctgatctggtgacccccacacacattgtctgatctggggaccccacacacactgtctgatctggtgaccccacacagattgtctgatctggggaccccacacacactgtctgatctggtgaccccacacacattgtctgatctggtgaccccacacacattgtctgatctggtgaccccacacacattgtctgatctggtgacccccacacacattgtctgatctggggaccccacacacactgtctgatctggtgaccccacacacattgtctgatctggtgaccccacacacattgtctgatctggtgaccccacacacattgtctgatctggggaccccacacacactgtctgatctggtgaccccacacacactgtctgatctggtgaccccacacacattgtctgatctggggaccccacacacactgtctgatctg contains:
- the CNEP1R1 gene encoding nuclear envelope phosphatase-regulatory subunit 1; this translates as MNSLEQAEDLKAFERRLTEYVSCLQPATGRWRMILIVVSVCTATGAWNWLIDPETQKVSFFTSLWNHPFFTISCITLIGLFFAGIHKRVVAPSIIAARCRTVLAEYNMSCDDTGKLILKPRPHVQ